In Treponema primitia ZAS-2, a genomic segment contains:
- the secY gene encoding preprotein translocase subunit SecY, whose product MANPLVGIFRVKELRERLLFTALMLIVFRLGAVLPIPGINVRELNAYFLSQQNSGNAIIDYLDFFAGGAFSNFSVFMLGIMPYISMSIIMQLLLIVFPKLKKISQEEGGKKKVQAYQRIGTVVVCLIQSFAVTQYAQSISRSVENLLSLNILPFTLLAMLTVTTGTMFLMWMGEQITKRGIGNGISLLIFAGIVARLPHALWELFGRVRNGDLNLVFVIVVFIMFVAVVALVIFEQQGQRKIPVHYAKRVVGRRMYGAQNTYIPFKINPSGVIPVIFASSILTFPLQIASTIGGNVAWLAAVSRALNPRGALYNVLYVLLIIFFAYFYTQVSLNPIEIAKNIRENGGSIPGIRTDKIEEYLTRILNRIVLPGSLYLAVIAVLPTIVQHLFNFPSSISYLMGGTSLLILVGVDLDTMSQVEALLKMHHHEGLTKRGRLRGRNL is encoded by the coding sequence ATGGCTAATCCGCTGGTTGGAATTTTTAGGGTAAAGGAACTTAGGGAACGCCTTCTTTTTACCGCCCTGATGCTGATCGTTTTCCGGCTGGGAGCGGTACTTCCTATCCCGGGGATCAATGTTCGGGAATTAAACGCTTATTTCCTTTCCCAGCAGAATTCGGGAAACGCCATCATAGACTACCTTGACTTCTTTGCGGGGGGCGCTTTTTCCAATTTCTCGGTGTTCATGCTTGGGATCATGCCCTATATTTCAATGTCCATCATCATGCAGCTCCTTTTGATCGTCTTCCCAAAACTGAAGAAGATCTCCCAGGAAGAGGGGGGTAAGAAGAAGGTCCAGGCATATCAGCGTATCGGCACCGTGGTGGTCTGTCTTATCCAGTCCTTTGCGGTTACCCAGTATGCCCAGAGCATCTCCCGGAGTGTTGAGAACCTTCTCAGCCTTAATATCCTACCCTTTACCCTGTTGGCCATGCTCACCGTAACCACGGGAACCATGTTCCTCATGTGGATGGGGGAACAGATCACCAAGCGGGGTATTGGCAATGGCATTTCCCTCTTGATTTTTGCCGGTATCGTGGCCCGGCTTCCCCATGCCCTGTGGGAACTCTTCGGCAGGGTGCGGAACGGGGACCTGAACCTGGTCTTTGTGATCGTGGTCTTTATAATGTTTGTGGCTGTGGTTGCCCTGGTTATCTTTGAGCAGCAGGGGCAGCGGAAAATTCCCGTCCATTACGCCAAACGGGTGGTGGGTCGGAGGATGTACGGCGCCCAGAATACCTACATTCCCTTTAAGATTAACCCTTCCGGGGTTATTCCGGTAATCTTCGCCTCCTCCATCCTGACCTTCCCCCTCCAGATAGCCTCTACTATCGGGGGGAATGTGGCCTGGCTGGCGGCGGTTTCCCGGGCATTAAACCCCCGGGGCGCCTTGTACAATGTACTGTATGTGTTGCTCATCATCTTTTTCGCCTATTTCTATACCCAGGTAAGCTTGAATCCTATAGAAATAGCGAAAAACATCCGGGAAAATGGTGGTTCCATACCAGGGATTCGTACTGATAAAATTGAAGAATACCTTACCAGGATATTGAACCGGATTGTGCTCCCCGGTTCTCTCTACCTGGCGGTTATCGCTGTTTTGCCGACTATTGTTCAGCATTTGTTTAACTTCCCCTCTTCAATTTCGTATCTTATGGGGGGTACTTCACTGTTGATCTTGGTTGGGGTTGATTTGGATACCATGAGCCAGGTGGAGGCGCTGCTGAAAATGCACCACCATGAAGGTTTGACTAAACGAGGGCGCTTGCGGGGCCGGAATTTATAG
- the rplO gene encoding 50S ribosomal protein L15, with translation MHDFDLHAPEGANKKKRIIGRGQGSGRGTTAGKGNKGQQSRSGGKTYIGFEGGQMPLFRRLAHRGFSNYPFRKIFQVVNLGEIEKRFENGETVDPGSLIIKGLAKGNVPVKILGDGEFTKKLNFKVAALSASAKEKILKAGGTVEGAGND, from the coding sequence ATGCACGATTTTGATTTACACGCCCCTGAGGGCGCCAATAAAAAGAAACGCATCATTGGCCGCGGCCAGGGTTCCGGAAGGGGAACCACCGCCGGCAAGGGCAATAAGGGGCAGCAGTCCCGCTCGGGTGGGAAGACCTATATCGGATTTGAAGGGGGCCAGATGCCCCTGTTCCGGCGCTTGGCCCACCGGGGTTTTTCAAACTACCCTTTCCGGAAAATTTTCCAGGTGGTAAATCTGGGAGAAATTGAGAAACGCTTTGAAAACGGCGAAACCGTTGATCCCGGTTCCTTGATCATCAAGGGACTTGCAAAGGGAAATGTGCCGGTGAAGATACTTGGGGATGGTGAATTTACCAAAAAACTTAACTTCAAAGTCGCAGCCCTTTCCGCTTCCGCGAAGGAGAAAATCCTGAAAGCCGGGGGCACCGTTGAAGGGGCAGGGAACGATTAA
- the rpmD gene encoding 50S ribosomal protein L30, with the protein MAAKIKIRLVRSVIGSLPKQRATVRSLGLGKIGSSTEQEASPAILGMVKAVSHLVSVEEIK; encoded by the coding sequence ATGGCAGCGAAGATTAAAATCCGCCTGGTGCGTAGTGTCATCGGTTCCCTTCCCAAGCAGCGGGCTACGGTTCGTTCCCTGGGGCTGGGAAAGATAGGCTCCAGTACCGAGCAGGAAGCAAGTCCCGCAATTTTGGGGATGGTAAAAGCCGTTTCCCACTTGGTTTCGGTTGAGGAGATTAAGTAA